In the genome of Mycobacterium kansasii ATCC 12478, one region contains:
- the mycP gene encoding type VII secretion-associated serine protease mycosin: MHRILLTAVVLALLNAPPALAINPPSIDPGAVPPDVTGPDQPTEQRVLCSSPTTLPDSSFHDPPWSNAYLGVSEAHRFATGAGVTVAVIDTGVDASPRVPAEPGGDFVDQAGDGLSDCDAHGTLTASIIAGRPAPTDGFVGVAPDARLLSLRQTSEAFEPVGSQPNPNDPNATPAAGSIRSLARAVVHAANLGAGVINISEAACYKVTRPIDEISLGAAINYAVNVKNAVVVVAAGNTGGDCAQNPLPDASAPEDARGWSKVQTVVTPAWYAPLVLTVGGIGESGVPSSFSMHGPWVGVAAPAENIVALGDLGEPVNALPGREGPVPIAGTSFAAAYVSGLAALVRQRFPELTPVQVMNRITATARHPGGGVDNLVGAGVINAVAALTWDIPPGPASAPFNVRRIPPPVVEPGPDRGPITIVALSVLGLTLALALGGLSARALRRR; encoded by the coding sequence GTGCACCGGATCTTGCTGACGGCGGTTGTGCTGGCGTTGCTCAATGCGCCGCCCGCGTTGGCCATCAATCCGCCGTCGATCGACCCCGGTGCGGTACCGCCCGACGTGACCGGTCCCGACCAGCCCACCGAACAGCGCGTCCTGTGTTCGAGTCCTACCACCTTGCCGGATTCGAGCTTTCACGATCCACCGTGGAGCAACGCCTATCTCGGCGTCTCGGAGGCGCACAGGTTCGCAACCGGGGCCGGGGTGACGGTGGCCGTGATCGACACCGGTGTCGACGCCTCGCCACGAGTGCCGGCGGAACCGGGCGGCGACTTCGTCGACCAGGCCGGCGACGGCCTGTCCGACTGCGACGCCCACGGCACGCTGACCGCCTCCATCATCGCGGGGCGGCCCGCGCCCACCGACGGGTTCGTCGGCGTCGCCCCCGATGCCCGGCTGCTTTCGTTGCGCCAGACGTCGGAGGCCTTCGAACCGGTTGGCAGCCAACCCAATCCCAACGATCCCAACGCCACCCCGGCGGCCGGGTCCATCCGCAGCCTGGCCCGCGCGGTCGTGCATGCGGCCAATCTGGGTGCCGGTGTGATCAACATCAGTGAAGCGGCCTGTTACAAGGTGACCCGGCCTATCGACGAGATCAGCCTGGGCGCGGCGATCAATTACGCGGTCAACGTCAAGAACGCCGTGGTGGTCGTTGCTGCCGGCAACACCGGTGGCGACTGCGCGCAGAACCCGCTGCCGGACGCGTCGGCCCCCGAGGACGCGCGTGGCTGGAGCAAGGTGCAGACGGTCGTCACACCCGCGTGGTACGCGCCCTTGGTGCTGACCGTCGGAGGCATCGGCGAAAGTGGTGTGCCCAGCTCCTTCTCGATGCATGGACCGTGGGTGGGTGTGGCGGCTCCGGCGGAGAACATCGTCGCCCTCGGCGACCTTGGCGAGCCGGTGAACGCCCTGCCGGGGCGGGAGGGGCCCGTCCCGATCGCGGGCACCTCGTTTGCCGCGGCCTATGTTTCGGGTCTGGCGGCGCTGGTGCGGCAGCGGTTCCCGGAACTGACGCCGGTGCAGGTGATGAACCGGATCACCGCCACCGCGCGACATCCGGGAGGCGGGGTCGACAACCTCGTCGGCGCCGGCGTGATCAATGCGGTGGCGGCGCTGACGTGGGACATCCCGCCGGGACCCGCGTCCGCCCCGTTCAACGTCAGGCGAATTCCGCCGCCAGTGGTGGAACCCGGCCCGGATCGCGGGCCGATCACCATCGTGGCGCTGTCGGTTCTGGGCCTGACGCTGGCGCTGGCACTCGGCGGACT
- the eccA gene encoding type VII secretion AAA-ATPase EccA produces the protein MSRMVDTMGDLLTARRHFDRAMAVKSSQGPAAALPEFVAATDADPSMADAWLGRIACGDHDLTSLRQLHANSEWLHRETTRIGRTLSADIQLGPYVGITVTDASQVGLALSSALTIAGEYAEADALLANRELLDSWRNYQWHQLARAFLMFVTQRWPDVLLTAAEDLPPQAIVMSAVTASICALAAHAAAHLGQGHVALDWLDRVDVIGHNKSSARFDPHVLTASIGPADIPLLVADLAYVRGMVYRQLHDDEKARIWLSKATINGVLTDPAKEALADPKLRLVVTDEQTIASRTDKWDPATAKSRDQLDDDDAAERRAELLAEGRELLGRQVGLAAVKQAVAALEDQLEVRMMRLEHGLPVEGQTNHMLLVGPPGTGKTTTAEALGKIYAGMGIVRHPEIREVRRSDFCGHYIGESGPKTNELIEKSLGRIIFMDEFYSLVERHQDGTPDMIGMEAVNQLLVALEAHRFDFCFIGAGYEDQVDEFLSVNPGLAGRFNRKLRFESYSPAEIVEIGQRYATPRASLLDDGARETFLDAATTIRNYSTPGGQHGIDAMQNGRFARNVIERAEGFRDTRVVAQKRAGQPVSVEDLQVITAADIRAAVRSVCSDNRDMSAIVW, from the coding sequence CTGTCGAGGATGGTGGATACGATGGGTGATTTGCTCACTGCCCGTAGGCATTTCGATCGAGCTATGGCGGTCAAGAGCAGCCAGGGACCAGCGGCCGCGTTACCCGAGTTCGTCGCCGCCACCGACGCCGACCCGTCGATGGCCGACGCATGGCTGGGCCGCATCGCCTGTGGCGACCATGACCTGACGTCGCTCAGACAGCTCCACGCCAACAGCGAATGGCTGCACCGCGAAACCACGCGGATCGGCCGGACGCTCTCGGCCGACATTCAGCTGGGTCCCTACGTCGGTATCACGGTGACCGACGCATCGCAGGTGGGGCTGGCGCTGTCGTCCGCACTGACCATCGCCGGGGAGTACGCCGAGGCCGACGCGCTGTTAGCCAACCGCGAACTCTTGGATTCGTGGCGCAACTATCAGTGGCATCAGCTGGCCCGCGCATTCCTGATGTTCGTCACGCAGCGTTGGCCCGATGTGTTGTTGACTGCCGCAGAGGATTTGCCGCCGCAGGCGATCGTCATGTCCGCGGTAACAGCCTCGATTTGTGCGCTGGCCGCTCACGCCGCAGCCCACTTGGGGCAGGGCCACGTCGCACTGGACTGGTTGGACCGTGTCGATGTGATCGGGCACAACAAGTCGTCGGCCCGCTTCGATCCCCACGTGCTGACTGCATCCATTGGCCCGGCCGACATTCCGCTGCTGGTCGCGGATCTGGCGTACGTGCGCGGAATGGTGTACCGCCAGCTGCACGACGACGAAAAGGCTCGGATCTGGCTGTCCAAAGCGACCATCAACGGTGTGCTGACCGACCCGGCCAAGGAAGCGCTGGCGGACCCGAAGCTCCGTCTGGTCGTGACCGACGAGCAGACCATCGCCAGCCGCACCGACAAGTGGGATCCGGCAACGGCGAAAAGCCGCGACCAACTCGACGACGACGACGCGGCCGAGCGTAGGGCCGAGCTGCTGGCCGAGGGCCGCGAACTGCTGGGCAGGCAGGTCGGTCTGGCCGCGGTGAAGCAGGCGGTGGCGGCGCTGGAAGACCAGCTCGAAGTGCGCATGATGCGGCTGGAACACGGCCTGCCCGTCGAGGGGCAGACCAACCATATGTTGCTGGTCGGGCCGCCGGGCACCGGTAAGACCACCACCGCCGAAGCGTTGGGAAAGATTTATGCGGGCATGGGAATCGTGCGCCACCCCGAAATTCGGGAGGTCCGCCGCTCGGACTTCTGTGGCCACTACATCGGTGAGTCCGGTCCCAAGACCAACGAGCTGATCGAAAAGTCGCTTGGCCGAATCATTTTCATGGACGAGTTCTACTCCCTGGTGGAACGCCACCAGGACGGCACCCCGGACATGATCGGCATGGAGGCCGTCAACCAACTGTTGGTAGCGTTGGAAGCGCACCGTTTCGACTTCTGTTTCATCGGGGCCGGGTATGAGGACCAAGTCGACGAATTCCTGTCCGTCAACCCGGGTTTGGCCGGCCGGTTCAACCGCAAGCTGCGGTTCGAGTCCTATTCGCCGGCCGAGATCGTTGAAATCGGCCAACGGTACGCCACGCCCCGCGCCAGCCTGCTCGACGACGGCGCGCGCGAGACGTTCCTGGATGCGGCTACCACCATCCGCAACTACAGCACTCCCGGTGGACAGCACGGTATCGACGCGATGCAAAACGGCCGGTTTGCCCGCAACGTCATCGAACGCGCCGAAGGATTCCGTGACACTCGAGTGGTCGCCCAAAAACGGGCCGGCCAGCCGGTGTCGGTCGAGGATCTGCAGGTCATCACCGCCGCCGACATTCGGGCCGCCGTGCGCAGCGTGTGTTCGGACAACCGCGACATGTCCGCCATCGTCTGGTAG
- the eccE gene encoding type VII secretion protein EccE: protein MRPTLTGFDQLSVRRVVGVWVVFGLALAGWAVGGYVGAGIALAVGIAVVFVRWWGQPAWSWAVLGLRGRRPVSWDAPITVANNRSGGGVRVQDGTAVVAVQLVGRAHRATTVTGSVTVESDNIIDIVDLLPLLQHPLGLQLDSISIVTIGSRTGTVGDYPRVYDSEIGTPPYAGRRETWLIMRLPIIDNAQALRWRTSVGAAAISVAQRIAGSLRCQGLRAKVATATDLVELDRRLGSDAVAGSAQRWKAIRGELGWMTTYAYPAEAISSRALPQAWTLRADEVVQNVTVYPDATCTATITVRTPTPAPTPPSVILRRLSGEQAAAAAANMCGPRPYLRGLRRSVLPTQLVSEIGPSGVLVGKLPNGDRLMIPVTDAGELSRVFVAADDAIAKRIVIRTAGAGERVSVHTRDHERWASVRMPEVSIVATSRPAPRTTVSVVEYVGRRKRYGDSTSEVVGNDIGDVAIAPTPRPASVITIAPAGTALPEGHRHGFEVTIEQVDRAMVKVTAAGQNWLVEMEMFRAENRYVSLEPVTMSIATQ, encoded by the coding sequence ATGAGGCCGACACTGACCGGGTTCGATCAGCTCAGTGTTAGGCGGGTCGTTGGAGTCTGGGTGGTATTCGGGCTCGCATTGGCGGGTTGGGCGGTGGGCGGCTACGTCGGCGCGGGAATTGCCCTGGCGGTGGGCATCGCGGTGGTGTTCGTCCGGTGGTGGGGCCAGCCGGCGTGGTCATGGGCTGTGCTGGGGTTGCGGGGCCGGCGCCCGGTCAGTTGGGACGCCCCAATTACGGTGGCCAACAACCGGTCTGGTGGTGGGGTTCGGGTCCAGGACGGTACCGCGGTGGTGGCGGTGCAACTGGTTGGCCGAGCGCATCGCGCAACCACGGTGACCGGTTCGGTGACCGTCGAATCCGACAACATCATCGATATCGTGGATCTGCTGCCGCTGTTGCAGCATCCCCTGGGCTTGCAGCTCGATTCAATCAGCATCGTCACAATCGGCTCCCGAACCGGCACTGTCGGGGACTACCCGCGGGTGTACGACTCAGAGATCGGCACCCCACCCTATGCGGGTCGGCGCGAAACCTGGCTGATCATGCGGCTGCCGATCATCGACAACGCCCAGGCTCTGCGGTGGCGCACCAGCGTTGGGGCTGCGGCAATTTCGGTCGCTCAGCGCATCGCCGGCTCGCTGCGGTGCCAAGGTCTGCGCGCCAAGGTGGCGACCGCCACCGACCTGGTCGAGCTGGATCGCCGGTTGGGGTCGGACGCGGTAGCCGGCAGCGCGCAGCGGTGGAAAGCCATTCGGGGAGAATTGGGCTGGATGACCACATATGCCTACCCGGCCGAGGCGATTTCGTCGCGAGCTCTTCCCCAGGCATGGACCCTGCGGGCTGACGAGGTCGTCCAGAACGTGACGGTATATCCCGACGCGACCTGCACCGCGACCATTACGGTGCGTACCCCCACCCCAGCCCCCACCCCGCCCAGCGTGATCCTGCGCCGCCTCAGCGGAGAACAGGCCGCGGCCGCGGCAGCCAACATGTGCGGCCCGCGCCCGTACCTGCGCGGCCTGCGGCGCAGCGTGTTGCCCACGCAGCTGGTCAGCGAGATCGGACCGTCTGGTGTGCTGGTGGGCAAATTGCCCAACGGCGATCGGCTGATGATCCCGGTTACCGATGCCGGTGAGCTGTCGCGGGTGTTCGTGGCCGCCGACGACGCCATCGCCAAGCGGATCGTGATTCGTACGGCCGGTGCCGGTGAGCGGGTCAGTGTACACACGCGCGACCACGAGCGGTGGGCCAGCGTACGGATGCCAGAAGTCAGCATCGTCGCAACGTCACGGCCGGCGCCGCGCACCACAGTCAGCGTCGTGGAATACGTGGGACGGCGGAAGAGATACGGCGACAGCACATCCGAAGTCGTCGGCAATGATATCGGCGATGTCGCAATTGCGCCCACACCGCGGCCGGCCAGTGTGATCACCATCGCGCCGGCCGGCACCGCGCTGCCCGAGGGGCATCGGCACGGATTCGAGGTCACCATCGAGCAAGTCGACCGTGCCATGGTCAAAGTCACTGCGGCAGGACAGAATTGGCTGGTGGAGATGGAGATGTTCCGCGCCGAGAACCGTTACGTCAGCCTCGAACCCGTCACCATGTCGATTGCTACACAGTGA